The following coding sequences lie in one Oligoflexia bacterium genomic window:
- the rplM gene encoding 50S ribosomal protein L13 yields MKTYNAKPGEIEQQWHIIDASGKILGRLSTEIANILRGKHRPTFTPHVDTGDFVVVINAEKIEMTGNKWKTKNYYRHSEWFGGLKTMSAEQMRDHQPEFIIREAVKGMLPKNKLARNMITKLKVYAGPEHPHKAQKPEALTPSEPGLIGRIN; encoded by the coding sequence ATGAAAACCTACAACGCAAAACCAGGCGAAATTGAACAGCAGTGGCATATCATTGACGCCTCTGGCAAAATTTTGGGCCGTCTCTCAACTGAGATTGCAAATATTCTGCGCGGCAAACACCGCCCCACATTTACACCCCACGTTGATACCGGCGACTTTGTTGTTGTTATCAATGCTGAAAAAATCGAAATGACTGGCAATAAATGGAAGACAAAAAATTACTACCGTCACTCTGAGTGGTTCGGTGGTTTGAAAACCATGTCTGCTGAACAAATGAGAGATCATCAACCTGAGTTCATCATTCGTGAAGCCGTAAAGGGAATGCTTCCTAAAAATAAACTTGCGCGTAACATGATCACTAAATTAAAAGTTTACGCAGGTCCTGAGCATCCACATAAAGCTCAAAAGCCAGAAGCCTTAACACCTTCAGAGCCAGGACTCATAGGGAGAATAAATTAA
- a CDS encoding TonB family protein has protein sequence MKRWQKNLFILGLFVSLFLHFGTGLWVYFVAKTPTKPEAIEISIVDNNLTDKVLQDRARQIVEQSEQQINDEIDDKAKYLSRHNQRVAEETRAEHTGKFQNDAKEGEAKKENKPQQEVAENKKQKSATEEKSENLDGDIELPKLSALKPRFQWDKIPSGVSNPGPRSQTDDHLKDMLTGPQTLLSSREFVYYTYYSRIKERLRMFWEPKIKEKVARLFMSGRHLASEEDRITRLVITLDNKGKLVRVQVLGASGLKDLDDAAIEAFQAAAPFPNPPSGIVEADGTIKIRWDFILEA, from the coding sequence ATGAAACGCTGGCAGAAGAACCTCTTTATTCTTGGATTATTTGTCTCCCTCTTCCTACACTTTGGAACTGGTTTATGGGTCTATTTTGTAGCAAAAACTCCTACAAAACCTGAGGCAATTGAGATTTCTATCGTCGATAACAACCTGACTGACAAAGTTTTGCAAGACAGAGCTCGCCAAATCGTTGAGCAAAGTGAACAACAGATTAATGATGAAATTGACGACAAAGCAAAATATTTATCTCGCCACAACCAACGTGTCGCTGAAGAAACCCGCGCTGAACATACTGGTAAATTTCAAAACGATGCCAAAGAAGGGGAAGCGAAAAAAGAAAACAAACCCCAACAAGAAGTGGCAGAAAATAAAAAACAAAAATCTGCTACTGAAGAAAAAAGTGAAAACCTTGATGGCGACATTGAACTTCCAAAACTCTCTGCCCTGAAGCCGCGATTTCAGTGGGATAAAATACCAAGTGGTGTTTCAAATCCAGGGCCACGAAGCCAAACCGACGATCACCTAAAAGATATGCTCACTGGGCCGCAAACCCTTTTGAGTTCACGAGAATTTGTATATTACACTTACTATTCACGTATCAAAGAACGCTTACGTATGTTTTGGGAACCCAAGATAAAAGAAAAAGTTGCACGCTTATTTATGAGCGGAAGACACCTTGCCTCAGAAGAAGACCGCATTACTCGTCTTGTGATCACACTTGATAATAAGGGTAAACTCGTACGAGTTCAGGTTCTGGGAGCATCCGGATTAAAAGATCTCGATGATGCCGCAATTGAAGCGTTTCAAGCAGCCGCACCGTTTCCGAATCCACCAAGTGGAATTGTAGAAGCTGACGGAACAATTAAGATCCGTTGGGATTTTATCCTCGAAGCTTAA
- a CDS encoding Stp1/IreP family PP2C-type Ser/Thr phosphatase: MRLKVAGVTDVGLKRENNQDYFLVVDDLGLYVVADGMGGHQGGEVASKLAAQTIEEVVRKSWKEDQGVSPYDLLQRAYTSASKNIYEMSQSNSNLKGMGTTAVTVLMRNNKLFIGNVGDSRVYLIHPPYIWQMTDDHSLLNEQIRAGLIKPENAPQFMAKNVITRSVGFERVVHCDVLERELQEGDYILMCSDGLSGQVTDRRICDICLTIPFDDVAPRLIEEAKRNGGDDNISAIFIQVVT, from the coding sequence ATGCGACTCAAAGTAGCTGGCGTAACAGACGTAGGTCTCAAGCGCGAAAATAATCAGGATTATTTTTTAGTTGTAGATGATTTGGGCCTCTATGTTGTCGCTGATGGAATGGGCGGCCATCAAGGAGGAGAAGTCGCTAGTAAACTTGCTGCGCAAACAATCGAAGAAGTGGTGCGTAAAAGTTGGAAAGAAGATCAAGGTGTAAGCCCTTATGATCTTTTACAACGCGCCTACACTTCAGCGAGCAAAAATATTTATGAAATGAGTCAGAGTAATTCCAACCTAAAAGGAATGGGTACAACAGCTGTTACTGTTCTCATGCGCAATAATAAGCTCTTCATTGGTAACGTAGGTGATAGCCGCGTTTACTTGATTCATCCTCCGTATATTTGGCAAATGACTGATGATCATTCGTTACTCAACGAACAAATTCGCGCAGGATTAATTAAGCCAGAAAATGCTCCTCAATTTATGGCAAAAAATGTGATCACGAGGTCTGTCGGTTTTGAAAGGGTAGTCCATTGTGATGTGCTTGAACGGGAGCTTCAAGAGGGTGATTATATCTTAATGTGTTCAGACGGTTTGAGTGGGCAAGTGACAGATCGTCGTATTTGCGACATTTGTCTAACAATACCTTTTGACGATGTTGCGCCGCGTTTAATTGAAGAGGCCAAGCGTAATGGTGGTGATGATAACATTTCTGCCATCTTCATACAGGTTGTGACTTGA
- a CDS encoding CFI-box-CTERM domain-containing protein: protein MRFQQWVVVFILSFWSQLTFATMTITTSGASGTGDITGTTGTTFWYSNINAAGTLDAFTGGANCSPTRNPNCKNPTDRITISVTSTVTSSGGKIYLGYNATAPAVGTAIAGLTTIAASQSYTASTAVSFTPTVSDICSNTGAVVDNNCVSAAYPKTVIFYAVADANNSGSIEAGEDFATITMKVKSSITQEFSSATTPTGLYQFVSFPGDKKVHFKNIVAVVTFPNIENGIKNVRFYYTTGPNCDMSTVASVDAFARVGLTSTNLETTVDVTTAALGTYFLKPLENDITYYFKVALRDYAGNIGYLTPVGENSCGHSAKPSEVVGLLSEKMNCFIATAAFGSPMAPQVEILRNFRGAYLMKSKTGRTLVRWYYKNSPAWARAIEKRPNVKAFVRVALTPLVGFSYLSLKFGAANASMFAVTLLLLPFLIYRLKKAGQR from the coding sequence ATGCGCTTTCAACAATGGGTTGTTGTATTTATTTTAAGTTTTTGGTCTCAACTCACATTTGCGACTATGACCATTACCACCAGCGGCGCATCAGGCACCGGTGATATCACAGGTACAACTGGAACTACTTTTTGGTACAGTAATATCAATGCCGCAGGAACTCTTGATGCCTTTACCGGTGGCGCAAATTGTTCACCTACAAGAAACCCTAACTGTAAAAATCCAACTGATCGAATCACTATTTCAGTTACTAGTACTGTAACTTCTAGTGGTGGTAAAATTTATTTAGGTTACAATGCTACTGCCCCGGCAGTTGGAACAGCCATAGCAGGACTCACCACAATCGCAGCTTCACAAAGCTATACAGCTAGTACTGCGGTGAGCTTCACACCTACAGTTAGCGACATTTGCTCAAATACCGGAGCTGTAGTCGATAACAATTGTGTGAGTGCGGCATATCCTAAGACAGTTATTTTTTATGCTGTAGCTGATGCAAATAATAGTGGCAGTATTGAAGCAGGTGAAGATTTTGCAACAATTACGATGAAAGTAAAATCGTCAATCACACAAGAATTCTCATCGGCAACAACTCCAACAGGGCTTTATCAATTTGTATCTTTTCCGGGTGACAAAAAAGTACATTTCAAAAATATCGTTGCAGTCGTAACGTTTCCCAATATTGAAAACGGAATAAAAAATGTGCGCTTTTACTACACCACAGGGCCAAATTGCGATATGTCTACAGTTGCATCTGTAGATGCCTTTGCAAGGGTTGGCCTTACTTCCACCAACTTAGAAACCACAGTTGATGTTACAACAGCAGCACTTGGAACTTATTTTCTAAAACCCCTTGAGAACGACATTACATATTATTTTAAAGTAGCCCTTAGAGATTACGCCGGAAATATCGGTTATCTTACTCCTGTTGGTGAAAACTCATGTGGTCATTCAGCAAAGCCAAGTGAAGTCGTAGGGCTTCTCTCTGAAAAAATGAATTGTTTTATTGCAACTGCGGCCTTTGGCTCACCCATGGCACCTCAAGTTGAAATTTTAAGAAATTTTCGCGGTGCTTATTTGATGAAATCAAAAACAGGTCGAACCCTTGTTAGATGGTATTATAAAAATTCTCCAGCATGGGCACGAGCAATTGAAAAACGCCCCAATGTAAAAGCCTTTGTTCGCGTAGCGCTCACACCACTTGTTGGATTTAGTTATTTATCACTTAAATTTGGCGCTGCTAACGCATCGATGTTTGCAGTTACACTCCTTTTACTTCCCTTTTTAATTTATCGACTCAAAAAGGCGGGTCAAAGGTGA
- a CDS encoding single-stranded DNA-binding protein, translating into MNGLNKVIIVGTLGADPGNFTSRDGKPYTALSLATNRYWKTKEGVTERRTDWHRVSVWGKKALLCQEYLKKGASVCVEGFLSSYEVEEEGKKRWQTGISADEVHFLSKKTAETAH; encoded by the coding sequence ATGAACGGACTTAATAAAGTAATTATAGTTGGAACCCTGGGTGCTGACCCCGGAAATTTCACAAGCCGTGACGGCAAACCCTACACTGCGTTGTCTCTTGCAACAAATCGTTATTGGAAAACAAAAGAAGGTGTTACTGAACGACGAACAGACTGGCACCGCGTTTCTGTTTGGGGAAAAAAGGCACTCCTCTGCCAGGAGTATCTTAAAAAAGGCGCTTCAGTTTGTGTTGAGGGTTTTCTTTCAAGTTATGAGGTGGAAGAAGAAGGTAAAAAACGCTGGCAAACAGGAATCTCTGCCGATGAAGTTCACTTTTTAAGCAAAAAAACCGCAGAAACGGCGCATTAA
- a CDS encoding CsbD family protein: MEKEIKDPEVKTPPDEFSKTAAAAKLSGTYNETAGFFKRKFGNLTDDTQLKEDGRNQQLLGKIHHFVGTIRSVREAAVGKLNTTRIDSQAICRKHGGKFLDLASEFVNDIKKLLLK, translated from the coding sequence ATGGAAAAAGAAATTAAAGACCCTGAAGTTAAAACACCTCCCGATGAATTTTCTAAAACGGCAGCCGCCGCAAAACTTAGCGGGACCTATAACGAAACGGCGGGTTTCTTCAAACGAAAATTTGGCAATCTAACTGATGATACCCAACTTAAAGAAGACGGTCGCAATCAGCAACTACTAGGTAAGATTCATCACTTTGTTGGAACTATCAGAAGTGTTCGAGAAGCGGCTGTTGGAAAACTTAATACCACTCGCATCGACTCTCAAGCCATCTGCCGTAAACATGGCGGGAAGTTTCTGGATCTCGCATCAGAGTTTGTAAATGATATAAAAAAATTATTGTTAAAATAG
- a CDS encoding M23 family metallopeptidase translates to MDNKFITIMVIPDRKSKVHKRVFSASHFKLFVWSVAVGFVILAAVIVDYISLLSQSIENKRLHAENSELRSQFQVVEGKLNSLENALDRIKTFSTKLKLITAVNDPDRGLNLAMGPLSRSRAEAEELGENDAERTPASQLVDEPVFKPKSLQDLSNGELAREEDHDYTKLSIRIDQVTKQSALREQGVLELWELLQDRSALLAATPSSKPTQGWYTSRFGYRLSPHTDKPMMHEGLDIAAAPGTPVHTTADGIVTFAGYDAGYGKLIIIDHGYGVETRYGHNSQINVAYGQKLRHGDVIGAVGNTGRSTGPHVHYEVRVNGQPIDPLNYILEE, encoded by the coding sequence TTGGACAATAAATTTATCACCATCATGGTGATTCCTGACAGAAAAAGCAAAGTACATAAGCGTGTATTTTCTGCCAGTCACTTCAAGCTTTTTGTATGGTCCGTGGCTGTAGGCTTTGTTATTTTAGCCGCTGTCATTGTGGATTATATCAGTCTACTTTCTCAAAGCATTGAGAACAAAAGACTCCATGCCGAAAATTCTGAGCTCCGTTCTCAATTTCAAGTCGTTGAAGGAAAACTCAATAGTCTTGAGAATGCTCTAGATCGCATTAAAACTTTCTCAACAAAACTAAAGTTAATCACAGCGGTTAATGATCCTGATCGTGGGTTAAATTTAGCCATGGGTCCTCTGTCTCGTTCACGTGCAGAGGCTGAAGAGCTTGGTGAAAATGATGCTGAACGTACACCCGCATCGCAATTGGTTGATGAGCCAGTATTTAAGCCTAAATCACTTCAAGATTTATCTAACGGTGAATTAGCTCGAGAAGAAGATCACGATTACACAAAACTCAGTATTCGTATTGATCAAGTGACCAAGCAAAGTGCTTTACGAGAACAAGGTGTTTTAGAATTATGGGAGCTTTTACAAGATCGCTCAGCACTTCTTGCTGCGACTCCTTCATCTAAACCAACACAAGGTTGGTACACATCTCGTTTCGGTTACCGACTTTCTCCACACACTGATAAACCCATGATGCATGAAGGTCTTGATATCGCTGCGGCCCCTGGAACACCTGTGCATACAACAGCCGACGGTATCGTTACTTTTGCAGGTTATGACGCTGGTTATGGAAAACTTATTATCATTGATCATGGTTATGGTGTTGAAACACGCTATGGCCATAATTCACAAATCAATGTGGCCTACGGACAAAAACTTCGTCACGGCGATGTGATTGGTGCGGTCGGAAATACAGGTAGATCAACCGGCCCTCACGTTCATTACGAAGTGCGAGTAAATGGACAGCCCATTGATCCTCTCAACTATATTCTTGAAGAATAA
- a CDS encoding aspartate-semialdehyde dehydrogenase, protein MVLKNKINVAVVGATGIVGKEFIQILQERKFPVGELKLFASGNSAGDTIDFAGKAHTIYELSIGCFKGSDVAFFSAGANISEEWAPIAVKEGAFVVDNSSAFRMHKNTALVVPEVNSDKIPPLSQPAIIANPNCSTIQLVVTLKPLSDAYGLKSVTVATYQSVSGAGKAGIEELSKQTAKLLNGDSASKPEVFAHNIAFNNLPHIDKFDESGFTLEEKKIMDETRKIMNLPDLDISATAVRTPTFNGHSEAVWCEIEKVVSRDEIVKLLSAAVGVKVLDDPSKNIYPQNCDASGKDEVFVGRIRCDLKNPKRWLMWIVSDNVRKGAALNGIQIAEKLFELKP, encoded by the coding sequence ATGGTCCTAAAGAATAAAATCAATGTTGCTGTCGTCGGCGCCACTGGTATCGTCGGAAAAGAATTCATTCAGATACTTCAAGAGCGAAAATTTCCAGTTGGAGAACTCAAACTTTTTGCTTCAGGTAATAGCGCTGGTGACACCATCGACTTTGCTGGCAAAGCTCATACTATTTATGAACTCAGCATTGGCTGCTTTAAAGGCAGTGATGTAGCTTTTTTCTCAGCTGGAGCAAATATCTCTGAAGAATGGGCACCCATCGCCGTAAAAGAGGGCGCATTTGTTGTTGATAACTCATCAGCATTTCGCATGCATAAAAACACAGCCCTGGTAGTGCCAGAAGTGAACAGCGATAAAATTCCGCCACTCTCACAGCCTGCAATCATTGCAAACCCGAATTGCTCAACTATTCAATTGGTCGTGACCTTAAAGCCACTATCAGACGCTTACGGTTTAAAAAGTGTGACTGTTGCAACATATCAATCAGTGAGTGGTGCAGGAAAAGCCGGAATCGAAGAGCTCTCAAAACAAACAGCAAAACTATTAAATGGTGACAGTGCGAGTAAACCTGAAGTTTTCGCACACAACATTGCTTTTAATAATCTTCCTCATATCGATAAATTTGATGAATCAGGTTTCACCCTTGAAGAAAAAAAGATTATGGATGAAACACGTAAAATCATGAATCTTCCAGATCTTGATATTTCAGCAACAGCTGTTCGCACACCCACATTTAATGGCCACAGTGAGGCTGTGTGGTGTGAGATTGAAAAAGTTGTAAGTCGTGATGAAATCGTAAAACTTTTAAGCGCAGCTGTTGGTGTAAAGGTTCTAGATGACCCTTCAAAAAATATTTACCCACAAAACTGCGATGCCTCCGGAAAAGACGAAGTATTTGTGGGTCGCATACGTTGTGATCTCAAAAACCCAAAGCGTTGGTTAATGTGGATCGTATCTGACAACGTGCGCAAAGGTGCGGCACTTAACGGTATTCAAATCGCTGAAAAACTATTTGAACTGAAACCCTAG
- a CDS encoding DUF4398 domain-containing protein — protein MEYVLAREAFMAAREGESARYAPGYYHKAEESYRRGVQAYQDQSYNEAVDEFIQARLYAEKAENAAHIQRQKSGDEAL, from the coding sequence ATGGAATATGTTCTCGCGCGTGAAGCATTTATGGCTGCGCGAGAAGGAGAATCTGCTCGTTACGCCCCCGGTTATTATCATAAGGCTGAAGAATCATACCGTCGTGGTGTTCAGGCCTATCAAGATCAGTCATATAATGAAGCTGTAGATGAGTTTATCCAGGCACGCCTTTATGCTGAAAAGGCTGAAAATGCTGCCCATATTCAGCGTCAAAAATCAGGAGACGAAGCTCTGTGA
- the selA gene encoding L-seryl-tRNA(Sec) selenium transferase — protein sequence MNNPPSVTEIIKLLRKEAPTELPNALLAQEARKIQKNKLKLGPLVFNNLPTSRRSVINGTGILLHTNLGRAPLGQAVIDRINNVLAGYTNLEMDLQTGERGGRTAYLDVLFECLNQKYKPVWVNNNAAAVLLCLSTLKKTTGLTRMIISRGELVEIGGGFRVPEIMKEAGFDLIEVGTTNKTRLEDYKNALSEAPGVICCVHPSNFVMQGFVESVEPKNLIPLCSEFKVPLLYDAGTLDADEIRKLPDGFDFVSISTDKTLGGPQGGLIMAKPDVYKSLLKNPLYRALRLDKLSLTALEVTFEAHADKTDRLVLPISQMLNTNLKTLQERVREMMKLPLQNFKLVEAFCQSSWGGGALPGQTWESVGISIIPIKKANDQHQKITTYLRQNNPSVLASIVNGEVTINLTTVLSHQLEAVKKAIRNLDIKLFMV from the coding sequence ATGAATAATCCCCCATCAGTTACTGAAATTATAAAACTCTTGCGTAAAGAAGCGCCTACTGAATTGCCTAATGCTCTCTTAGCTCAAGAGGCTAGAAAAATTCAAAAAAACAAACTTAAACTAGGCCCCCTTGTATTTAATAATCTACCAACATCCCGACGATCAGTGATTAACGGTACAGGTATTTTACTTCACACAAATCTAGGCCGAGCACCTTTAGGTCAAGCAGTCATTGATCGAATTAATAATGTATTAGCCGGTTACACCAACCTTGAAATGGATTTACAAACCGGCGAGCGCGGAGGCAGAACAGCTTATCTTGACGTTTTATTTGAATGCCTCAATCAGAAATATAAACCAGTTTGGGTGAATAATAATGCCGCCGCAGTGCTACTTTGTTTAAGTACACTCAAAAAAACTACAGGTCTCACACGTATGATTATTTCTCGAGGAGAACTTGTAGAAATTGGTGGCGGATTTAGAGTTCCTGAAATTATGAAAGAAGCTGGCTTTGACCTTATCGAAGTTGGCACCACCAATAAAACAAGACTTGAAGATTATAAAAATGCATTAAGTGAAGCACCAGGTGTAATTTGCTGCGTTCATCCGAGCAATTTTGTGATGCAGGGGTTTGTTGAATCTGTAGAGCCAAAAAACCTAATACCGCTATGTTCAGAATTTAAAGTTCCACTGCTTTACGATGCCGGCACACTCGATGCCGATGAAATTCGAAAATTACCTGATGGCTTTGATTTTGTAAGTATCAGCACAGATAAAACATTGGGTGGCCCCCAAGGTGGGCTTATCATGGCAAAACCAGATGTTTATAAATCACTCTTAAAAAATCCGCTGTACCGAGCTCTCAGATTAGACAAACTTTCACTTACAGCCCTAGAAGTTACGTTTGAAGCCCATGCTGATAAAACAGATCGTTTAGTGCTTCCTATTTCTCAAATGCTAAATACTAATTTAAAAACACTTCAAGAACGCGTACGTGAAATGATGAAACTTCCGCTTCAAAATTTCAAATTAGTTGAAGCCTTTTGCCAATCAAGTTGGGGTGGTGGTGCACTGCCTGGACAAACGTGGGAGTCAGTAGGCATTTCAATAATTCCAATTAAAAAAGCCAATGACCAGCATCAGAAAATTACCACATACTTACGTCAAAATAACCCTTCGGTTTTAGCTTCTATTGTAAATGGCGAGGTCACGATTAACTTGACCACAGTCTTAAGTCACCAATTAGAAGCCGTAAAAAAGGCCATACGTAATCTTGACATTAAACTATTTATGGTCTGA
- the rpsI gene encoding 30S ribosomal protein S9, with product MASKEQIFYATGRRKTSTARVFLKPGKGEITVNAQPFEKYLQRKTGQMIMQQPLDLTANTGKFDINVTVAGGGEASQAGAIRHGIARALLAFNIELRPVLKKAGFLTRDPRMKERKKYGQRGARARYQYSKR from the coding sequence ATGGCATCAAAAGAACAAATTTTCTACGCAACCGGCCGACGCAAAACAAGCACAGCACGTGTATTCTTAAAGCCCGGCAAAGGTGAAATCACAGTAAACGCACAACCTTTTGAAAAGTACCTACAACGCAAAACTGGTCAAATGATTATGCAACAGCCATTAGATCTCACTGCCAACACTGGCAAGTTTGATATTAATGTAACTGTAGCCGGTGGTGGTGAAGCCAGCCAAGCTGGAGCCATTCGTCACGGTATTGCCCGCGCACTTCTCGCATTTAATATTGAGTTGCGCCCTGTTTTGAAAAAAGCGGGATTCTTAACACGCGATCCACGTATGAAAGAGCGTAAAAAATACGGTCAACGTGGTGCTCGTGCGCGCTATCAATACAGCAAGCGCTAA
- the pssA gene encoding CDP-diacylglycerol--serine O-phosphatidyltransferase, translating to MVTPKIKRLKMLQRRNGDVSERRGMHIYILPNLFTTGNMFCGFLSMIKSLEGDFLLAAYFIVAAAVFDALDGRVARFTQATSKFGMEYDSLSDLISFGVAPAFLMYLWALRPFERIGYLAAFMYMACTALRLARFNVQAASVEKKFFQGLPSPMAGGIVATSVTAAYATGFDPLGNIYALSMTALLGFVMVSNFRYRSFKELDFRHRKPFFGLIIGLCILIFIAIKPEVHLFIAFISYAVLGAVLGVLSPARRKISQVIVAESARRHGLSQEALEDGPKE from the coding sequence TTGGTTACACCCAAGATTAAAAGACTAAAAATGCTGCAACGTCGAAATGGAGACGTCTCTGAACGTCGAGGTATGCACATCTATATTCTTCCAAACCTATTCACAACCGGAAACATGTTCTGCGGTTTTCTCTCAATGATTAAATCACTTGAAGGTGATTTTTTATTAGCCGCATATTTTATTGTCGCAGCTGCAGTTTTTGACGCTCTTGATGGGCGTGTCGCAAGATTTACCCAAGCTACAAGTAAATTTGGAATGGAATATGATTCTCTTTCCGATCTTATCAGTTTTGGCGTGGCTCCTGCATTTTTGATGTATCTCTGGGCACTAAGACCCTTTGAAAGAATTGGTTATCTCGCAGCATTCATGTACATGGCTTGCACAGCACTTAGACTTGCACGCTTTAATGTTCAAGCCGCTAGTGTCGAGAAAAAATTCTTCCAAGGACTCCCAAGCCCGATGGCTGGTGGAATCGTCGCCACATCAGTGACGGCTGCATATGCAACGGGCTTTGATCCACTTGGAAATATTTATGCACTTTCGATGACAGCACTTTTAGGTTTTGTAATGGTCAGTAACTTTAGGTATCGCAGCTTTAAAGAATTAGATTTTAGACACAGAAAACCTTTCTTCGGTTTGATAATTGGACTTTGCATACTGATTTTTATTGCGATCAAGCCTGAAGTTCATTTATTTATTGCCTTTATTAGTTATGCCGTTTTAGGCGCAGTACTGGGTGTTTTATCTCCCGCCAGACGCAAGATTTCTCAAGTCATTGTAGCCGAAAGTGCTCGCCGTCACGGACTCAGTCAAGAGGCACTCGAAGATGGTCCTAAAGAATAA
- a CDS encoding OmpA family protein translates to MTKRILILCVASMMVFGCKGKEKLPEEVVPDPNAAGAQDTNIQSKDMTFDASGSDSGNISGLYTITFDYDKSSLSEEGRSLAQKNAEWMKSHENTTVQIEGHCDRHGSIEYNLALGERRAKTVKSYMQNLGIPDSRLATISYGKEKPLDHGENDGADRKNRRANFVVSGK, encoded by the coding sequence ATGACCAAAAGAATACTGATACTATGTGTAGCATCTATGATGGTGTTTGGCTGTAAAGGTAAAGAGAAATTGCCTGAAGAAGTAGTACCAGACCCAAATGCAGCTGGTGCTCAAGATACAAATATTCAAAGTAAAGACATGACCTTTGATGCCTCAGGAAGTGACAGCGGCAACATCTCTGGTCTTTACACAATAACTTTTGATTACGATAAATCGAGTCTTTCAGAAGAAGGCCGAAGCCTTGCACAAAAAAATGCTGAATGGATGAAATCTCACGAAAACACAACCGTTCAGATCGAAGGTCACTGTGATCGTCATGGATCCATCGAGTACAATCTAGCATTAGGTGAACGTCGTGCAAAAACCGTGAAGTCATATATGCAAAATCTCGGTATTCCTGATTCAAGATTAGCTACAATTAGCTACGGAAAAGAAAAGCCTTTAGACCACGGTGAAAACGATGGTGCAGATCGCAAAAACCGAAGGGCAAACTTTGTCGTTTCGGGCAAATAA
- the truA gene encoding tRNA pseudouridine(38-40) synthase TruA, producing the protein MNFEELKLRAPFGKVKLTIEYDGTNYFGWQRQAPEIPSIQGFMENAVEKLYGQKITIFGAGRTDAGVHALNQIAHFIPTRDPHSYNFVHAFQSLLPTDIVVKKAESVPVNFHAQTSAVDKTYIYKIWNEPIPSAIRSKRSLFIRKPLDIAKLNKAAQYFVGTHDFAALRTLGSAAKTTVRTVNWVKFTKNEDFVEFQINGNGFLKQMVRNIVGTLLQIELNDRHPDSIPELIATRNRQFAGPTVEPQGLYLKEVTYPIELKGTSL; encoded by the coding sequence TTGAATTTTGAAGAATTAAAACTCCGCGCTCCTTTTGGTAAAGTCAAACTCACCATTGAATACGACGGAACAAACTATTTCGGCTGGCAACGTCAAGCGCCCGAGATTCCATCTATTCAAGGCTTTATGGAAAATGCCGTTGAAAAACTTTATGGGCAAAAAATTACTATCTTCGGAGCCGGCCGTACCGACGCAGGTGTGCACGCACTAAATCAAATCGCTCATTTTATTCCTACACGTGACCCTCATTCATATAATTTTGTGCATGCTTTTCAATCACTTCTACCCACTGACATTGTTGTGAAAAAAGCGGAATCTGTTCCCGTTAACTTTCACGCACAAACATCAGCAGTTGATAAAACATATATTTATAAAATCTGGAACGAACCAATTCCCAGCGCTATCAGATCTAAGCGCTCACTCTTTATTCGAAAACCACTGGACATCGCAAAATTAAATAAAGCCGCACAATATTTTGTGGGCACACATGACTTTGCAGCACTTAGAACCTTAGGAAGTGCGGCAAAAACAACTGTGCGTACTGTAAACTGGGTGAAGTTCACAAAAAACGAAGACTTTGTTGAATTTCAAATCAATGGAAATGGATTTTTAAAACAAATGGTGCGAAATATCGTTGGCACTCTTTTACAAATAGAACTTAACGACAGACATCCCGACAGCATCCCTGAACTTATCGCAACCCGCAATCGCCAATTCGCCGGCCCAACTGTTGAACCCCAGGGTCTTTATCTTAAAGAAGTGACGTACCCCATAGAACTCAAAGGCACGTCACTTTAA